Within Mytilus edulis chromosome 10, xbMytEdul2.2, whole genome shotgun sequence, the genomic segment CGGCTGGTGGACCATAAGCCCCTGCTGGTGGGCCATAAGCCCCGGCTGGTGGACCATAAGCCCCTGCTGGAGGACCGTATCCACCCGCCGGTGGACCATATGCTCCTGCTGGTTGTCCATATGGAGGGGCTGAACCATAGGTCGGACCTTGTTGGTAAAAGCCTTGGCTCATCTTTCTAATGAGgggaaacaaatatttattagtCTGCCTGCGACACAAGTTTAAGTATCATGTAATTAAAGTTTTAAGATAACGTTATACATATGTGCCTctctttttatatatgtatatcattaTTCTCAGACATTTCCTTATTATCAATAGTACATTTACATCcggaaatataaaaataaagtgt encodes:
- the LOC139490748 gene encoding postacrosomal sheath WW domain-binding protein-like is translated as MSQGFYQQGPTYGSAPPYGQPAGAYGPPAGGYGPPAGAYGPPAGAYGPPAGAYGPPAGAYQPQNQQPTVVYVEDRTQADRDRESAEDCCLLAACCALLCCCFANN